Proteins found in one Halobaculum sp. MBLA0147 genomic segment:
- a CDS encoding biotin--[acetyl-CoA-carboxylase] ligase, which produces MTDEAETTGDEESAEGEPTADEATDGEPTADEATDDGYEYDADGIRAGLDADFAVEYHETLGSSNDRAKTLAAEGAPETVVVADEQTAPRGREGREWSSPAGGVWVSLLVWPDAEPAATPLYTLATAVAITEACREAGVRARIKWPNDVLVGTDGDRGGAKLCGVLTESGQTDGSGTDESSRDDDTAQSGDRWLVIGIGLNANVDPAALPAEADATSLRAERGADVDRRRLLQTVLDRFDELRGDPDAVLPAWREYADTLDRRVRVETPGGTVVGEAVDVRFPGSLVVRTDDGDEVVVTAGDCEHLRPIGN; this is translated from the coding sequence GTGACAGACGAGGCCGAGACGACGGGGGACGAAGAGTCGGCGGAGGGGGAACCGACGGCCGACGAGGCGACGGACGGGGAACCGACGGCCGACGAGGCGACGGACGACGGGTACGAGTACGACGCCGACGGGATCCGCGCCGGGTTGGACGCGGACTTCGCCGTCGAGTACCACGAGACGCTGGGGTCGAGCAACGACCGGGCGAAGACACTCGCGGCCGAGGGGGCGCCGGAGACGGTCGTCGTCGCGGACGAACAGACCGCACCGCGGGGGCGCGAGGGCCGCGAGTGGTCCTCGCCGGCCGGCGGCGTGTGGGTGTCGCTGTTGGTGTGGCCCGACGCCGAGCCGGCGGCGACGCCGCTGTACACGCTGGCGACGGCGGTGGCGATCACGGAGGCCTGCCGCGAGGCCGGCGTCCGCGCCCGGATCAAGTGGCCCAACGACGTGCTCGTCGGCACGGACGGCGACCGCGGCGGCGCGAAGCTGTGTGGCGTCCTGACGGAGTCCGGGCAGACGGACGGGTCGGGGACGGACGAGAGCAGTCGAGACGACGACACGGCCCAGTCCGGCGACCGCTGGCTGGTGATCGGGATCGGGCTCAACGCCAACGTGGACCCGGCTGCGCTCCCCGCGGAGGCGGACGCGACGAGTCTCCGGGCCGAGCGTGGGGCGGACGTGGACCGGCGGCGACTCCTCCAGACGGTGCTCGACCGCTTCGACGAACTGCGCGGGGACCCCGACGCGGTCCTCCCCGCGTGGCGCGAGTACGCGGACACGCTCGACCGGCGCGTCCGGGTCGAGACGCCCGGCGGGACGGTCGTCGGCGAGGCGGTCGACGTACGGTTCCCCGGCTCGCTCGTCGTCCGGACCGACGACGGCGATGAGGTGGTCGTCACGGCCGGGGACTGTGAACACCTCCGTCCGATCGGGAACTGA
- a CDS encoding universal stress protein has product MGLYDRILVPTDGSEGVERAVQHAVDLAVEHGATLHTVYVVNAGAYAGLPTEAALEGVDDMLRADAEDAVAAVASIADDYDVPCETAIRDGSPSERIVRYAETNDCDLIVTATHGRGGIDRLLLGSTAEKVLRSADVPVLTVRVDD; this is encoded by the coding sequence ATGGGGTTGTACGACCGGATTCTCGTCCCGACGGACGGCTCCGAGGGCGTCGAGCGGGCCGTCCAGCACGCGGTGGACCTCGCGGTCGAACACGGCGCGACGCTGCACACGGTGTACGTCGTCAACGCCGGGGCGTACGCGGGGTTGCCGACGGAGGCCGCGCTGGAGGGTGTCGACGACATGCTCCGGGCGGACGCCGAGGACGCCGTCGCGGCGGTCGCGTCCATCGCGGACGACTACGACGTGCCCTGTGAGACGGCGATCCGCGACGGCTCGCCCAGCGAGCGGATCGTCCGCTACGCGGAGACGAACGACTGCGACCTGATCGTCACCGCGACGCACGGCCGCGGCGGGATCGACCGCCTGCTGTTGGGGTCGACCGCCGAGAAGGTGCTCCGGTCGGCCGACGTGCCGGTGTTGACCGTCCGCGTCGACGACTGA
- a CDS encoding asparagine synthase C-terminal domain-containing protein, with the protein MPGTTGFAGLVCGVRDPPAPFDTADGARGEDTAASVDLLVRDCLGRRPLYVDRERPRRWAFEPTTLADPELLPAGHALRLGDPVDEAEHVWSLPDPEPLPVEEALDRVETAVLSRTRAVAASTAPGPKTAGSEPVTVASEPETVAADGVETAVAFSGGVDSAVVAAGLPEAPLYVAGFEGCHDVAAAREAAAAVGREGDLRIVEIDHEDLRRAVRAVTAATGRTNPMDVSIAVPLFLVAERAAADGYDRLAVGQGADELFGGYAKLVEPASDDRVDATTVRGARREVVESLAEQLPRDVCTLRAAGVEPVAPLLHDDVVAAALRLPGEAIATPDERKVALRRAADGFVPPAVRTADKKAVQYGTYVSRELDRLARRAGFKRRMDDHVGRYVRALAAGVDDPSPEEW; encoded by the coding sequence TTGCCGGGGACGACCGGCTTCGCCGGGCTGGTGTGTGGCGTCCGCGATCCGCCCGCGCCGTTCGACACGGCAGACGGGGCGCGTGGCGAGGACACGGCCGCGAGTGTCGACCTCCTGGTTCGCGACTGTCTCGGACGGCGACCGCTGTACGTCGACCGGGAGCGACCGCGTCGGTGGGCGTTCGAGCCGACGACGCTCGCGGACCCGGAACTGCTCCCGGCAGGCCACGCACTCCGGCTCGGCGACCCGGTCGACGAGGCGGAACACGTCTGGTCGTTGCCAGATCCGGAACCACTTCCGGTCGAGGAGGCGCTCGACCGCGTCGAGACCGCGGTGCTGTCGCGGACCCGCGCCGTCGCGGCGTCGACTGCACCCGGTCCGAAGACGGCAGGCTCCGAACCGGTGACGGTAGCCTCCGAGCCGGAGACGGTAGCCGCCGACGGCGTGGAGACGGCGGTGGCGTTCTCCGGCGGGGTCGACTCGGCGGTCGTCGCGGCCGGGCTCCCCGAGGCACCGCTGTACGTCGCGGGCTTCGAGGGGTGTCACGACGTGGCCGCGGCACGCGAGGCGGCGGCGGCCGTCGGTCGCGAGGGCGACCTCCGGATCGTCGAGATCGACCACGAGGACCTCCGCCGTGCCGTGCGGGCGGTGACGGCGGCGACGGGGCGCACGAACCCGATGGACGTGAGCATCGCCGTCCCGTTGTTCCTCGTCGCGGAACGTGCCGCCGCCGACGGCTACGACCGTCTGGCCGTCGGGCAGGGAGCGGACGAGCTGTTCGGCGGCTACGCGAAACTCGTCGAGCCGGCGTCCGACGACCGCGTCGACGCGACGACCGTCCGCGGGGCACGCCGGGAGGTGGTGGAGTCGCTGGCCGAGCAACTCCCACGAGACGTGTGTACGCTGCGGGCCGCCGGCGTCGAACCGGTCGCGCCACTGTTACACGACGACGTCGTCGCCGCCGCGCTCCGGCTCCCTGGTGAGGCCATCGCCACCCCGGACGAGCGGAAGGTGGCGCTCCGCCGGGCGGCCGACGGCTTCGTCCCGCCCGCGGTTCGGACGGCCGACAAGAAGGCGGTCCAGTACGGCACCTACGTCTCGCGCGAACTCGACCGGCTCGCCCGACGCGCCGGGTTCAAACGCCGGATGGACGACCACGTCGGCCGCTACGTCCGCGCGCTGGCGGCCGGCGTCGACGACCCGTCGCCCGAAGAGTGGTGA
- a CDS encoding PHP domain-containing protein, giving the protein MLAAELHCHSELSHDGRDPVELLVEQAAGVGLDVLAVTDHDEIAASREAATLAADYGLVGIVGMEVTSAAGHVLGLGIDESIPAGLSFDETIDRIHDAGGIAVVPHPFQKSRHGVAPHVSEEQLARADAIEVFNSRLLTGRGNRRAESFAVGRGLPTVAGSDAHVSEMVGQAVTQIGTDERTAEAVLRAIREGRTSVVGRRTPWLVSFRQAAGGAKRRVRRRLAQLL; this is encoded by the coding sequence GTGTTAGCCGCCGAGTTGCACTGCCACTCCGAGCTGTCCCACGACGGCCGCGACCCAGTGGAACTGCTGGTCGAGCAGGCGGCCGGCGTCGGGTTGGACGTGCTCGCGGTGACGGACCACGACGAGATCGCGGCCAGCCGCGAGGCGGCGACGCTGGCGGCAGACTACGGCCTCGTCGGTATCGTCGGGATGGAGGTGACGAGTGCGGCGGGCCACGTCCTCGGACTCGGCATCGACGAGTCGATCCCGGCGGGCCTGTCCTTCGACGAGACGATCGACCGTATCCACGACGCGGGTGGTATCGCCGTCGTCCCACACCCCTTCCAGAAGTCGCGTCACGGCGTCGCCCCACACGTCTCCGAGGAGCAACTGGCGCGGGCCGACGCGATCGAGGTGTTCAACTCGCGCCTGCTGACCGGGCGGGGCAACCGGCGTGCGGAGTCGTTCGCCGTCGGTCGTGGCCTCCCGACCGTCGCCGGGAGCGACGCACACGTCTCGGAGATGGTCGGGCAGGCGGTCACGCAGATCGGGACGGACGAGCGCACCGCCGAGGCGGTGTTGCGGGCGATCCGCGAGGGCCGGACCAGCGTCGTCGGCCGGCGCACCCCGTGGCTCGTCTCCTTCCGTCAGGCCGCCGGCGGCGCGAAACGACGCGTCCGACGACGGCTCGCCCAACTGTTGTGA
- a CDS encoding translation initiation factor IF-5A, giving the protein MPREQKEVRELQEGSYVMMDDAPCEIDAYSTAKPGKHGSAKARIEGTGVFDDQKRSLSQPVDAKIWVPIIQRKQGQVVSVDADEVQVMDLDSYDTFTMLAPDDQSFEADENIEFLEYEGQRKVVG; this is encoded by the coding sequence ATGCCGCGAGAACAGAAGGAGGTCCGCGAACTCCAGGAGGGGAGCTACGTGATGATGGACGACGCGCCGTGCGAGATCGACGCCTACAGTACGGCGAAGCCGGGGAAACACGGCAGCGCCAAGGCACGGATCGAGGGGACGGGCGTGTTCGACGACCAGAAGCGCTCGCTGTCCCAGCCGGTCGACGCGAAGATCTGGGTCCCGATCATCCAGCGCAAGCAGGGCCAGGTCGTCTCCGTCGACGCCGACGAGGTGCAGGTGATGGACCTCGACTCCTACGACACGTTCACGATGCTCGCGCCAGACGACCAGTCGTTCGAGGCCGACGAGAACATCGAGTTCCTCGAGTACGAGGGCCAGCGCAAGGTCGTCGGGTGA
- a CDS encoding arginase family protein, whose product MPFPGATAARATDRHSSEDTDADGATDHEAGADGSGPNYVLVGAPLDATTTFQPGTRFGPDRVRRFARTFDDYDHHTGRSFSACGVHDAGDVAPWDDTSAYLDHLAAELRAAVLDDAVPLTVGGEHLVSWSGVRATEPDTFVVLDAHLDLRAAYDGNPLNHACVTRRILDGLGGADDDADDGGETHDDAADGGGDGESYPTVDEVVILGARTGSPEEWERAEATDVTVVPPAEVSEWEPSFSGSAYLSVDVDGADPAYAPGTGTMEPFGLAPREMHRVVRAVAPECVGFDVVEVNDRDDGQAAALAGKLLRAFVYEHADAHRGASGGN is encoded by the coding sequence ATGCCGTTCCCCGGTGCGACCGCCGCCCGCGCGACCGACCGCCACTCGTCCGAGGACACCGACGCCGACGGGGCGACGGACCACGAGGCGGGAGCCGACGGCTCTGGACCGAACTACGTCCTCGTCGGTGCCCCGTTGGACGCGACGACGACGTTCCAGCCCGGCACCCGGTTCGGGCCCGACCGCGTCAGACGGTTCGCGCGGACGTTCGACGACTACGACCACCACACGGGTCGCTCCTTCTCCGCGTGTGGCGTCCACGACGCCGGCGACGTGGCGCCGTGGGACGACACCTCCGCGTACCTCGACCACCTCGCCGCAGAGCTCCGTGCGGCGGTGCTCGACGACGCCGTGCCGCTGACGGTCGGCGGCGAACACCTCGTCTCCTGGTCCGGCGTGCGCGCCACGGAGCCGGACACCTTCGTCGTCCTCGACGCGCACCTCGACCTCCGCGCGGCGTACGACGGGAACCCGCTGAATCACGCCTGTGTCACCCGTCGCATCCTCGACGGGCTCGGTGGAGCAGACGACGACGCAGACGACGGCGGTGAGACCCACGACGACGCCGCAGACGGCGGTGGCGACGGCGAGTCGTACCCGACGGTCGACGAGGTGGTGATCCTCGGAGCACGCACCGGGTCGCCCGAGGAGTGGGAGCGAGCCGAGGCGACGGACGTGACGGTCGTCCCACCCGCGGAGGTGAGCGAGTGGGAGCCGTCGTTCTCCGGATCGGCGTACCTCTCCGTCGACGTGGACGGCGCGGACCCGGCGTACGCGCCCGGGACGGGGACGATGGAGCCGTTCGGCCTCGCCCCTCGCGAGATGCACCGTGTCGTCCGTGCCGTCGCACCCGAGTGTGTCGGGTTCGACGTGGTGGAGGTGAACGACCGCGACGACGGCCAAGCCGCCGCGTTGGCCGGGAAGCTACTCCGCGCGTTCGTCTACGAACACGCCGACGCACACCGCGGCGCGTCTGGCGGGAACTGA
- a CDS encoding transporter yields MATESETGGRLAGLPLAPAAGAGLGAWLATYLFTYLLAASEIQNSIIGQFTDIPTWKAVGWIVFNAHFVNAVVEIPLVGGTANFVGGEDGFTALLYVLPPVLLLVAGLAVGRAGGVEGGSTESAALAGAAVAVGYGAASAVGVLVFPTENVSVDPVTGVLLAGVVYPLVFGAIGAVAAHATG; encoded by the coding sequence ATGGCGACAGAGTCAGAGACTGGGGGACGGCTCGCGGGGCTTCCGCTCGCGCCGGCGGCCGGCGCCGGACTGGGAGCGTGGCTGGCGACGTACCTGTTCACCTACCTGCTCGCGGCCTCGGAGATCCAGAACTCGATCATCGGCCAGTTCACCGACATCCCGACGTGGAAGGCCGTCGGGTGGATCGTCTTCAACGCACACTTCGTGAACGCGGTGGTCGAGATCCCGCTCGTCGGTGGGACGGCGAACTTCGTCGGCGGCGAGGACGGGTTCACCGCACTCCTGTACGTGCTGCCGCCGGTGCTCCTGCTCGTCGCGGGACTCGCGGTCGGACGCGCCGGGGGTGTCGAGGGCGGGTCGACCGAGTCGGCGGCGCTGGCGGGGGCGGCGGTCGCGGTGGGGTACGGCGCGGCGAGCGCGGTCGGTGTGCTCGTCTTCCCGACGGAGAACGTCTCCGTCGACCCCGTGACGGGGGTCCTGCTCGCGGGCGTCGTCTACCCGCTCGTGTTCGGCGCGATCGGTGCGGTGGCGGCCCACGCGACGGGGTAG